The segment TCCAAACCTGACATCAAGACTAGGGTCATGTGTTATAGCTATggcagtgtgtatgtggtatacaagagtgtgtctatgtgtttactgacctcacaGCAGGGTCGTTCTCTAAGAACTCTGTCAGTTTCTGTACATGTTCGGCCTGTATGGAGCGTCCCAGCAGGGCCTCTGTATTCGTGTAGATGAGGAAGGCTGAGACGGTGCCCAGCAACGTGCCCACGCCCAGGGAACCCAAACTGTCGTAGTACGGGTTACCTGCAGGgtccagacagagagggacagagaaaaaaaaaatagggaaaaGATATAAATGGGAGTAAGGGGAAATAGAATCAGTAACATCGATAGCAAAATGTGAAAACAGTTTCACATTTGGGCCATTCCTAACATTCAAATTAGAGGTCAAAGAGCATAAACCCAAGAGATGGATAATTTATTAATTTCTAAGGCTAATTTGGGTGTCAATAGGAGCATAATAACACACAGTAGAGATAgagaatataataaaaatatgaagaagcaataaaaacatgaaCTCATTGATCACATGGCTTAGAAGCAGGATTTCCTGGTACTAATAGAAGTACAAACAGCTTGTATAGACCTGTAAAAActgtgacacaaaaacataccaTCACACAGCACCGACCTAAACAATTAGAGCTGGCTCATATGGTTTCCCTCCAGGGAGAGTGTTTGTATAGGAGCTTGTGTACAATGAACAGTGCCTTTGCCTTTGTGTACCTGTGAGTGATGTGAGCCCCATGCAGCCTGCAGCCATGATGACTCCTAGTACAGCTGCAGCATCCTCCAGCAGCACTACGTTAGTGCTGGGGTCCCGACTCTGCATtactgcacacacaacacaatgacTGTCAATCACACCGTCATCTTACACCTTGAACAACAACAGTATGATATTTattacaaatggaaaaaaaatgcaccTTTGGACCCTTGCACTAGTTGACAACAAACATCTGTGTTGAACATACCATATTCATAAAAGGACACTCCTTGCTGGTGGGCACTCTTCTTTATCTCATTGATGGCTACCAGTAGTGTAGCTGAGAAAGGAAAAGTAAAGAAACAAATGGTTAAGTACAAGTTGCACCATCGCTGGTTAAATGTCATCAAAGATCCACGAGTTCACTTTGTAACCTACCTCCTTCTGACACCAGAGAGCCTGCCAAAATACAGTAGGCCTGTAAGAGAGAATTACAATTCACAGATTAACTGATGGACCTTTGTTATCCTTTTAACACCTTGTATTCCAGACAACACTCACTCACCCATAACAGAGATTCAATGGGCTGTGGGTGCAGCAATCCCATGATGCCATGGTACCAGGAGAGACCTGCTCCCATCATGAAGATGCCCACCCCACTGATGAGGGAGGCGATGTAGCGCATGTTGGAGAAGCCATAcctgaaaaagacagaaataggcTCTGTTACAGCTGACAAGGCCAGTTCTTCCCtacaacaaaatgtatttcattaaTTAGTCAATGGTAGACATTTTACACATACGCTCTTCATAAAGGCCTCTGGATTAAAGTCAAGCATGGTAACACAACTATCTTAGCAAAGCATCTCTGTGACATTGCTTGATGTTTTGTCTTATAAATGGAAGCAAACCCCACGCACATTGTCTTTTTGTCTGAATTATTGGTGGTACATTGACCTAGTGTAGTCCCATAGCAAAAACAGAGGAAGCCCGCACTCATTCATGCAGATAAAGTCTGGTTTATTCAACAGACGTTTTGCCCATCAGGGCTTCATTAGTGTCAGTGAAACAGGCAAAACGTCTGTTGAATAAACCAGACCTTTTATCTGCATGAATGAGTGCGGGTCTCCtctatgttttatgttatttttttgcaaTAGTAGTATTGAATATTTAGATAGTAAAGTAAAAATCCTGGTATTGTAACAACACTAATTTCTATCCTTCATTACCTTTTGACTTTGTTTTCCTCTTAACCTATACCTCTACTGTTTGGTGCTGTAATGGCCCAATCATCACTTAAATTTCTCTCATCTGCTTACTCTAGCGCTGGCAGTACGTTAAGGGTCTAGTGCTTACGGGTGCACAGCGTCAGGGTTGCGGACAGACTGGCTGATTCCCAGTGCAAGGAGAGCCTGGTTGCAGGTGTCGGCCAGGGAGTGGATGGCCTCGGAGAACATGCTGGCTGATCCAGTGTACACCCAAGCCAGGAGCTTGAAGAAGAAATTCAGCCCATTGCTGAGGACAAAGACAACAAATGGATGAAGCATTCTCACAACAACGAAAAACAAAAGTTGTCATCTAAAACATAATTTGATGGTTAAAAATGTTTCTAACTAGGGTAGGACGCATTGACTGACGGGCCACTTTCACTGTGTTATCAGTCGGCTCAAATTGGGCAACAAATCACCGTTGGCTATCTGGCAAAGTGTAGACAAACTCAGCAGCCACGATCAAATTTTACCGGTACTTGGCTGGTGGTTGGAGTTCATTTCACACCCCGTTTCTAGCCAAATGAGTTAACAACATACAAGCATTTACTCCCTTTTCCATGACTTATTTCAATCTAAAATCCTTCATCGCTTCTATTTTAATGCTTCTGAATCACAGAAGCTGCACCCAGATCAGCCCTCTCCTGTAATGAGCACTGAACTAATTGAGTCCCGTATGTCTTGTGTGATAGAGGtcaatgtgtgtatatgcaatGAAGGAAACGGGCTGCTCTTCATGTGACTGCACATGCCTCCTAACGCAATCAACCTAATCCAATAGGCTGCAGGCCTTCACGTGAGACGGGCCTCCCACACATTTCCCATTTCAAAATTCTATACTTTTTCTAGATCTAGATTTAATTTCTTTACTAGTCGTGTGTTGGGCAAAACTGGGCAAAAAAGATActtcttcaaaacaacaaatatctGAAATGACAGTGGGTTTATAACTACAGAAAACATGCAGTCCGTATGTGAGCCTGAGCAGCAAAATTTGATACTTTCAGATTTCTTTTCAAGGTCTGAAAAATATCAAATTAATTTCCCATACTTTTCCCcatctacagtatgtagtaACCCTGCTGAGACCAGACCGCTGGTTCCTCTGTAGTCTACCACTTCACACCGTGTGTGCTACAGTGTAATATCGTAAAGAAACCTCTGATAATACAACCAAAAAGCATTCAGCTCCATGGTGTTTGAAGAGAAGGGAGACTGACAGGAGTATAAAAACTTACATGCAAATAGCTACCATGACCACCTTGCCCGGTCCTTGGAGAAATGTTGCCCTCTTGCCCGATCGAGGCtttatgaaacaaacaaaagggggaaaaaaggaaatcaatTCTAAGGCATACTGATGTACGAGTAGTCTGCATTATAGTATTATCAGCAATAGGTAAAAGAAGGCTGTCAATCAGTGCAGTAGCTGGTGGTTTCTAGTATTCACCAGCCACATTCAATATTTTAACAGGtaaactttggaacaaaaatGACCCAAATGATGACTGGCTCCCTTCCTGGTAAACAAATTTAGCAACCAGTCACAGACAAAATATACGCAATTGGCTGGTGGCTGGGGTTCCTATCCTCTTGTCAATAATCAACCGTTTATTGTAAAAAGAGAATCCCACATAAAGCTGGCATTATCTCATGAAACATATTGGGGGGATATTCTGGCAAAAAAAAGCTAGCAGAGTATAGAATACTCAGTACAGTGCAGCCATTGAAAGAACAGCAGCATCATACAGCAAAGAGAGGCTGAATGAATGACAAGAGAGAATGACATTGTCATGCAGTGACAGACTAAATAACCTCAAACAGGGACAAAGGTCATGTGAACAGCACTGGGTGTGTTTTGGCACCGTGACAGGACCACCAAAATTAGCTTTTGTTACACAACTAAAAGGGATTtttggtcaaaaaaaaaaaaaaaaaaaaggccaaaatgATAGGCACACTCAAAGTGCTCACCTTAGTGTTTCCCCAGAAATCTTTGTACTCCTTCAGCAATTGCTGATTTCGAAAAATATCTGGACAACAAAAAAGAGACACAAATAAACAATTGGTGTCAGTGCAAATTGCTAACAAACCAAAATCCTCATAATATCATCTGAGaaacaatcaatcaaataattaatcacacaaacattcacaaagTTTCTGCCAGTGACACAATATGGGTTGGTCTCGGTTCTAAACACAAACCagctaaataaaacaaaacagagccttaatcttaatcctaagtgttttttacattttcacaaaaatgcTTATGCAGGTAGGAAAAAACACCTACTCTCTTGGtactctctctccacctctttcctGAGTTTCCTCTCTCTGGCGAGAGCTTCAGGGCTTCCCCACACATCTAGTGCTCTAACAGtcacagagagaaatggatgaATTCATACAAGTTAGACTGTGGATAATGTTCATACTGGTGAAACATAGAATTTGCAGGGAGACATGTAGTGTATTCTTCATATCTCTTTTATCTACATGCTTTCAGTGGAGATGTCAACCAGAGGAATGAGCGACTAACTTGGCCTCCACGTCTGACCGCAAGAACACAGTGAAAGCCTCTGTATCGTCATGGGGGCTGCGCCTTCTGATCTTCCTTAGCTGTTCCAGGTCACTGAGTTCACATGAGAGGAAGGAGCAAGTAGAAGAGAAATGCAGTTTGAATCCAGCACCAATCGCTGTGTCACAATGATGTTAGCTAATCTTAGCTAATCACAGCAGTGCGTTTACTTATTAACTCAATGGAATTCCTGCCGTGATGTACCAACATCTCAACTATTACTGAATGGGCTACACTGAATAAATCACAGACAAATAAACATTTAACACCATTCAATCAATACCATAGCTTGGCATTGATGACATATGGGGTAGGTGTAGGAGTTACCTTTGTTTAGTGCTGAAACAtttagtcgattaatcgattgacagaaaattaatcgattataattttgataatcgattaggcattttgtcatttatcaagtaaaaaataccaaatattttctggttacagcttcacaaatgctaagatttgcttgcttttctctgtttcatatcattataaaatggtTACtttgggggggaggaggggggttggctgctggtcagactaattAAGCACTTTTAAGAATCAATTTGgtctctggtaacttgtgatgggcatttgttgttatttttttacattttacagactaaatgattaatcgattaattgaaaaaataatcgatagactaatcaataattaaaataattgttagttgcagccctacctTGGTTTGAGGCAGAACTCATTCATGGCTCTGACTGCAGTGATGAAGTTGTTCTGAGTGTACTTGGATCCATACTCCCTCTTCTTCAGGACAGCCCGCACTGAGTATATGAgcacagatggaaaaaaatgactgTTAAAATCAAGTGGTTTTTCCTGATCACCtaaaaggaaaatgtaaaatgaccctaccccccaaaacatcattaaaactatattcacacacacttttccttgCATAAAGCATCTGAATGTGTTCTATAACTGTCCTCTCCCCGACAGGGTCCCcattactttattttgtttcaatACGGTATTGTGTCCTCTGAAGTTATCAGTCCCCACTCCTATGCCAACCCACATTCCTATTTAAAGCACTCAAAAGACACAGGAAACCCTGAATAAGAGCTTGAGTCCTACTCCAAAATGTATATTATGAGATACGTGTGAATGTTGTGTAACATTACCTTTCACTTGAATTGTCTCAGCTTTAGTCAACCCCCGAGGTGTTGAACCTAAGACAACAAGAGTATCAATTTGATTACAGAAATAACTTATAGCCAAATTCATtatgaaatacataaaaaatataagATTTCAGCTTACCAGAAGTACCTCCCACTGCTCGGTTTGTTAGGGcatgtaaaaagaaaagaatgcaTAAAAGGGAATAGTATTAGCCTACTGAGACACATACAGCAGCACAATCAAAAGTATCCTTTATCATACAATAACAAaatgccacagacacacagatgacatCTCAGTGACCATCAAAATCTGcagcacagacagaaacattAAAGTCTCTCACCTGATGAGACTGGGGTGGGTTTTGCCCCAGACAGCACCTTCTCTGCCGTGGGCGCTTCACCAGATCCTTGTTTTGGAGGACCATCTTTACTGTTGCCAGAGGTAGAGTAGTAGTGGACCTGGCCCAAACCTGGACAAGCTATATGGCAGTCTGGAAGGCTGAACCACAAGTTATGTATGCCTCCACTTTGCCAACCTGTGCAGGAGAACATGTGATAATAGTTTTCATGTTGCTACAATTTTCATGTTTCTTGACAGAGTAATCTAAGATTGTCACAAAAGGGTTCAAGCCCCCTCTTGAACCCTTTTGTGACAATCTTAGATTACTCTGTCAAGAAACATAGCACAACGTAGCACAAGAAAGATGATGATGGAAAACAGTACTAGCTGTAACGTTAGGTAGCTCTTCAACATGTGAATCCTCACCATAGCACATCTGTGGGACCCTCGGGGAGCGTTGTGACAGGGACGCTCTGTGCTGCAAGGAGACCCTGCAGAAGACATGCCATGGTCTCTGGGCCAGGCTGGGGAACATCCTCGCTGTGGCGGGGTTCGGTCGAGCGGTGCTGGAACTTCCTGTGTGGAGTCACGGACAGTCCACTGACTATCCTGCTAGATCATCACTCCGCTTACCATACCAATTTGTCAGATAGCCAGATTAACGTTAAGTGCTAGCCTAGGCATCACCTCACACGACCTGACCCTATCGTTACACAGTAACTTGGCCAAAAGAGCTCGACTACTGTTTTAAGTAATTAGCAATAGCGTCTAATCGAACTGGCTTTCATTGATGCTAATCACTTTGCCTAGCTAGCTAATGCATATGCCGGCTACTAGTAAATAACGCTGCCAGCTACCGACCCCGGTGGCTATATTGAGTAACAAAGTTAGCTAGCACCGTAAGCTAACATCGTTAGCCACAGTAACAAGCCGGAGCTGAACAAAATTTGCAATTGTTGACAAACAAAGGCAGCTGGCTATTTTGTACATTTGGATAAGGTAATTCAGAGAAGCCATACCTTTCTATGATGATGTTTGTTCCGCATAATCTGTGTCCATTTTGAGAATCTATGGCCAAACTGATAGCAACGCCACTATGGACGTCAGTGCTACATAAACCCATGACATAAACACACGAGTGACGCTATCCTCGCGAGAGCATAGTTATTGCGAGTGTGATGTTGCCTCATATCGCGAGCTTCATTCATATACCATGTAAACCAAGGTCATATTACTTTCAATTAAGATTTTTGTCCCTTGCTACTCTGCCTCACAGgagtgtgttttgtgaaatacaGTTTTCTAAAAATGTACATTCGGTCATAGGTAGGTTCCTCATACATAGGGTATAATATGCAGTTCATGGAGGTATGGCTACAGTCAGATGAGCCTTTAAGTTAGTTAATGCTGAGCATGTATATATGctatatacaaacacactagTCATGTATGGAAATAGATCCACCAGACCGGTGCATATGGATAGTATGCACGCTATCTCTGTCACTGCATTAGTTACTGAAGCTCTGTTGTGAAGATAAGAACAGTGTAATTACTCAGCATTTTTCCGATGATGTGATAAATTGTTCCATCACAGAGAAAGCCTGACATAGCTTATCTTGTTCATGCAAGTTTCCAAAAGTCTTCCTGGCAGCAACACGGCAGTGAGACATTTTAGTTTTGACAGAAGAGTGTCTCTTAGGTATGAGCGGTAATATTGCTCCCCTCTGACCAAATAAGAATAGTACTTCACTTACAGTCCAACTAATTAAGCCACACTCATGTAAATcaatcctacacacacacacacaggtcacaaCACAACCGTCAACATAAAAAATAGCTTAGTCTCTGAATCAAGAGCAAGGAACTAGTCTGACACACAACACTTAAGAAAAAAACTGCAGGTTTATTGAATCTGTATAACAGTACAGTAGATATATTGTGACCTCTCATTGATAGCAAATGGGGCAGCAGTGTTTGCAATGCTCATTTAACAAATGACCGACaaatcatacacatacactagGAGAGAGACTTTCCCATGCAATCACTTGACAACAATACCTGTAGATCCATCACTTCCATTTCACAATGATTAAAATGGAATCTTGAATATTTAATCACTGCTTATAAGACCCACAGTACAGTTGAAGAAGGCCGTAACTTGGTCTTGGTCCATTTAGGTAAAATtagaaaaataatgaaacactGCGTACACATAAGGTCACttaaatgagagaaaatggaaGTATATAGGTAGTCTTATAAAGCAAGTCGTCAAGCTGTTGCGATAGTAGTGACTCTGTGACTCTGTCCTGGTATGGGGATTATAGTTACTAGTGATACAGGGACGGGAGGGGGAGTCTGCGCCTGCATTAACGCATCGTGACAAACTCCTCAGATGAGGTGGGGTGAATGGCAATAGTCTTGTCAAAATCTGCTTTGGTCGCTCCCATCTTGATGGCCACAGCGAAGCCTTGCAGCATCTCGTCGCAGCCCAGGCCCTGCATGTGCAGCCCAACCACCTGGGGAACAGGAGACAAGTCAAAGTTTTGAAAATCACTGCAGTAGTTGGTGCATGCAAAAGTCAAATATAACAGCAGTGTCAACTCATATCGGCTTCTGTCCAGGTAATCATGGCTTTAAAAAGGAAGATCCCACCCTCAGATACATTTACACTGTTATatttcatcaatctgtgatcTTCATTGTGTTCTGGGAGGTATTTTGTGATGAGGTGttgtaatttatgtttttggtgtacctactttccctcaacctgtctcatctacttcagttagtgatttcctatatttcccagaatgactttcaacaaccaccagagaacgggcgtgaacttAGGAACTTAAGAGATAGGCATCTTTTGACTTGCACTAATTGGAAATTGCTGTTATCCGTCAAACCGCTGACTCTTACCTTCTCCTCCTTGCCCACACACACCAGCTTCATGATGCACTGAGTCTTCCTGGTCGTGATGGCATGATACATTGGAGTGAAGGAAGTCTTATAAGTTTTTacattctcctttcctctggtTTTAATGGCCTCCTCTGTGACAAacatgaataaaggttaaagcgTAACAGTTCCTCTCCTAGTGAGAAAAACGAAGACAGCATTTCCATTTGCAATCTAGACACTCTCATCCAGAGGAAATTACAATAattgcaacagtagaataagcgtTTGTAAATCCCCATCTTCATGAGCTACAGCGGATGTTAGAAAATGTCACACAGTTGGTTCTTCAGAATCTGTACAACGTTAACAGACAAACAAGGACACTCAGGCACTTCCCAACATGGAAAAGGTGTTTGTTTAGGGCTCTACCCACCTGCGGACATGTTGGGTAAGGGCACACTCACCTTCCGTGAGGCCCACCGTACCGATGGGCGGGTGGCTGAACAC is part of the Centroberyx gerrardi isolate f3 chromosome 16, fCenGer3.hap1.cur.20231027, whole genome shotgun sequence genome and harbors:
- the slc30a9 gene encoding proton-coupled zinc antiporter SLC30A9, mitochondrial isoform X2, producing the protein MFPSLAQRPWHVFCRVSLQHRASLSQRSPRVPQMCYGWQSGGIHNLWFSLPDCHIACPGLGQVHYYSTSGNSKDGPPKQGSGEAPTAEKVLSGAKPTPVSSVGGTSGSTPRGLTKAETIQVKVRAVLKKREYGSKYTQNNFITAVRAMNEFCLKPSDLEQLRKIRRRSPHDDTEAFTVFLRSDVEAKALDVWGSPEALARERKLRKEVEREYQENIFRNQQLLKEYKDFWGNTKPRSGKRATFLQGPGKVVMVAICINGLNFFFKLLAWVYTGSASMFSEAIHSLADTCNQALLALGISQSVRNPDAVHPYGFSNMRYIASLISGVGIFMMGAGLSWYHGIMGLLHPQPIESLLWAYCILAGSLVSEGATLLVAINEIKKSAHQQGVSFYEYVMQSRDPSTNVVLLEDAAAVLGVIMAAGCMGLTSLTGNPYYDSLGSLGVGTLLGTVSAFLIYTNTEALLGRSIQAEHVQKLTEFLENDPAVRAIHDVKATDIGLSKVRFKAEVDFDGRVVTRSYLEKQDIDQILNDIQQVKTPEELENFMLKHGENIIDTLGAEVDRLEKELKQRNPEVRHVDLEIL
- the slc30a9 gene encoding proton-coupled zinc antiporter SLC30A9, mitochondrial isoform X1 → MFPSLAQRPWHVFCRVSLQHRASLSQRSPRVPQMCYGWQSGGIHNLWFSLPDCHIACPGLGQVHYYSTSGNSKDGPPKQGSGEAPTAEKVLSGAKPTPVSSAVGGTSGSTPRGLTKAETIQVKVRAVLKKREYGSKYTQNNFITAVRAMNEFCLKPSDLEQLRKIRRRSPHDDTEAFTVFLRSDVEAKALDVWGSPEALARERKLRKEVEREYQENIFRNQQLLKEYKDFWGNTKPRSGKRATFLQGPGKVVMVAICINGLNFFFKLLAWVYTGSASMFSEAIHSLADTCNQALLALGISQSVRNPDAVHPYGFSNMRYIASLISGVGIFMMGAGLSWYHGIMGLLHPQPIESLLWAYCILAGSLVSEGATLLVAINEIKKSAHQQGVSFYEYVMQSRDPSTNVVLLEDAAAVLGVIMAAGCMGLTSLTGNPYYDSLGSLGVGTLLGTVSAFLIYTNTEALLGRSIQAEHVQKLTEFLENDPAVRAIHDVKATDIGLSKVRFKAEVDFDGRVVTRSYLEKQDIDQILNDIQQVKTPEELENFMLKHGENIIDTLGAEVDRLEKELKQRNPEVRHVDLEIL